Proteins from a single region of Corylus avellana chromosome ca11, CavTom2PMs-1.0:
- the LOC132165435 gene encoding 3-oxoacyl-[acyl-carrier-protein] synthase II, chloroplastic isoform X1: MAASSFTSPLCTWLVAACMSVTCGADHSTSPSMFASCKRPNKCKRRVLSKCSSEFQRGLIPSLCGSSIQGLMSTCLAFEPCNEYYSSKGLSSMGFSSLFGSKSVPLNRRQRRLSRPPHSGEAMAVAVQPVEEVTTRKKPLTKQRRVVVTGMGVVTPLGHEPDVFYNNLLEGVSGISEIETFDCAQFPTRIAGEIKSFSTDGWIAPKLSKRMDKFMLYMLTAGKKALADGGITEDVMNELDKTKCGVLIGSGMGGMKVFNDAIEALRVSYKKMNPFCVPFATTNMGSAMLAMDLGWMGPNYSISTACATSNFCILSAANHIIRGEADVMLCGGSDAAIIPIGLGGFVACRALSQRNGEPTKASRPWDSNRDGFVMGEGAGVLLLEELEHAKRRGANIYAEFLGGSFSCDAYHMTEPRPDGAGVILCIEKALAHSGVSKEDVNYINAHATSTPAGDLKEYQALIHCFGQNTELRVNSTKSMTGHLLGAAGAVEAVAAVQAIRTGWVHPNINLENPDEGVDTNVLVGSKKERLDIKVALSNSFGFGGHNSSIIFAPYK, encoded by the exons ATGGCTGCTTCGTCCTTCACATCTCCGCTCTGCACGTGGCTGGTCGCTGCTTGCATGTCTGTCACGTGCGGCGCAGACCACTCCACGAGCCCGTCCATGTTCGCTTCCTGCAAGAGACCGAACAAATGCAAGAGGAGGGTCTTGTCCAAATGCAGTTCTGAATTCCAGAGGGGCTTGATTCCCTCCCTCTGTGGATCCAGCATTCAGGGCCTCATGAGTACGTGCCTCGCTTTCGAGCCCTGCAATGAGTACTATAGCTCCAAGGGCCTCTCTTCTATGGGATTTTCCTCCCTGTTCGGATCCAAGAGTGTTCCTCTGAATCGTAGACAGAGGCGTTTGAGTCGACCACCCCATTCCG GGGAAGCCATGGCTGTAGCAGTGCAACCTGTCGAGGAAGTCACCACAAGAAAGAAACCTCTCACAAAGCAAAGGCGAGTAGTTGTGACAGGGATGGGTGTGGTGACCCCACTTGGTCATGAGCCAGATGTCTTCTACAATAATTTGCTTGAGGGTGTCAGTGGCATAAGTGAGATTGAGACTTTTGATTGTGCCCAATTTCCAACG AGAATTGCTGGAGAGATCAAGTCTTTTTCAACTGATGGATGGATTGCGCCAAAACTTTCCAAGAGGATGGACAAATTTATGCTTTACATGCTTACTGCTGGTAAAAAAGCCTTGGCAGATGGTGGAATTACAGAAGATGTAATGAATGAGTTAGATAAAACAAAATGTGGAGTTTTGATTGGCTCAGGAATGGGTGGCATGAAG GTTTTTAACGATGCGATTGAAGCTTTAAGGGTCTCATACAAGAAGATGAATCCTTTCTGTGTCCCTTTTGCAACTACAAACATGGGTTCTGCCATGCTTGCGATGGATCTG GGATGGATGGGCCCAAACTACTCTATCTCTACCGCCTGTGCTACAAGCAACTTTTGTATATTGAGTGCAGCAAACCATATCATTAGAGGCGAAGCT GATGTAATGCTTTGTGGCGGCTCAGATGCAGCAATCATACCTATTG GCTTGGGAGGTTTTGTGGCATGTAGAGCACTTTCCCAGAGGAATGGTGAACCAACAAAAGCTTCACGGCCTTGGGATAGT AATCGTGATGGATTTGTTATGGGAGAAGGAGCTGGGGTTTTGCTCCTAGAAGAATTAGAGCATGCTAAG agaAGAGGTGCAAATATCTATGCAGAATTTCTTGGTGGAAGCTTCTCCTGTGATGCTTATCACATGACTGAGCCACGCCCTGATG GGGCCGGTGTTATCCTCTGCATAGAAAAAGCATTAGCTCACTCTGGGGTATCCAAGGAGGATGTGAATTACATAAATGCACATGCTACATCCACACCAGCTGGAGACCTGAAAGAGTACCAAGCTCTTATTCACTGTTTCGGCCAGAATACTGAG TTAAGAGTGAATTCTACAAAATCTATGACCGGTCACCTATTGGGAGCAGCTGGTGCTGTGGAAGCTGTTGCAGCAGTACAG GCAATACGGACAGGGTGGGTTCATCCAAATATCAACCTGGAAAACCCAGATGAAGGCGTG GACACAAATGTGCTGGTGGGCTCAAAGAAAGAGAGACTGGACATTAAAGTGGCGTTGTCTAATTCATTTGGGTTTGGTGGTCACAACTCATCAATCATTTTTGCTCCTTACAAGTGA
- the LOC132165435 gene encoding 3-oxoacyl-[acyl-carrier-protein] synthase II, chloroplastic isoform X2 produces the protein MAASSFTSPLCTWLVAACMSVTCGADHSTSPSMFASCKRPNKCKRRVLSKCSSEFQRGLIPSLCGSSIQGLMSTCLAFEPCNEYYSSKGLSSMGFSSLFGSKSVPLNRRQRRLSRPPHSGEAMAVAVQPVEEVTTRKKPLTKQRRVVVTGMGVVTPLGHEPDVFYNNLLEGVSGISEIETFDCAQFPTRIAGEIKSFSTDGWIAPKLSKRMDKFMLYMLTAGKKALADGGITEDVMNELDKTKCGVLIGSGMGGMKVFNDAIEALRVSYKKMNPFCVPFATTNMGSAMLAMDLGWMGPNYSISTACATSNFCILSAANHIIRGEADVMLCGGSDAAIIPIGLGGFVACRALSQRNGEPTKASRPWDSNRDGFVMGEGAGVLLLEELEHAKRRGANIYAEFLGGSFSCDAYHMTEPRPDGAGVILCIEKALAHSGVSKEDVNYINAHATSTPAGDLKEYQALIHCFGQNTELRVNSTKSMTGHLLGAAGAVEAVAAVQAIRTGWVHPNINLENPDEGDTNVLVGSKKERLDIKVALSNSFGFGGHNSSIIFAPYK, from the exons ATGGCTGCTTCGTCCTTCACATCTCCGCTCTGCACGTGGCTGGTCGCTGCTTGCATGTCTGTCACGTGCGGCGCAGACCACTCCACGAGCCCGTCCATGTTCGCTTCCTGCAAGAGACCGAACAAATGCAAGAGGAGGGTCTTGTCCAAATGCAGTTCTGAATTCCAGAGGGGCTTGATTCCCTCCCTCTGTGGATCCAGCATTCAGGGCCTCATGAGTACGTGCCTCGCTTTCGAGCCCTGCAATGAGTACTATAGCTCCAAGGGCCTCTCTTCTATGGGATTTTCCTCCCTGTTCGGATCCAAGAGTGTTCCTCTGAATCGTAGACAGAGGCGTTTGAGTCGACCACCCCATTCCG GGGAAGCCATGGCTGTAGCAGTGCAACCTGTCGAGGAAGTCACCACAAGAAAGAAACCTCTCACAAAGCAAAGGCGAGTAGTTGTGACAGGGATGGGTGTGGTGACCCCACTTGGTCATGAGCCAGATGTCTTCTACAATAATTTGCTTGAGGGTGTCAGTGGCATAAGTGAGATTGAGACTTTTGATTGTGCCCAATTTCCAACG AGAATTGCTGGAGAGATCAAGTCTTTTTCAACTGATGGATGGATTGCGCCAAAACTTTCCAAGAGGATGGACAAATTTATGCTTTACATGCTTACTGCTGGTAAAAAAGCCTTGGCAGATGGTGGAATTACAGAAGATGTAATGAATGAGTTAGATAAAACAAAATGTGGAGTTTTGATTGGCTCAGGAATGGGTGGCATGAAG GTTTTTAACGATGCGATTGAAGCTTTAAGGGTCTCATACAAGAAGATGAATCCTTTCTGTGTCCCTTTTGCAACTACAAACATGGGTTCTGCCATGCTTGCGATGGATCTG GGATGGATGGGCCCAAACTACTCTATCTCTACCGCCTGTGCTACAAGCAACTTTTGTATATTGAGTGCAGCAAACCATATCATTAGAGGCGAAGCT GATGTAATGCTTTGTGGCGGCTCAGATGCAGCAATCATACCTATTG GCTTGGGAGGTTTTGTGGCATGTAGAGCACTTTCCCAGAGGAATGGTGAACCAACAAAAGCTTCACGGCCTTGGGATAGT AATCGTGATGGATTTGTTATGGGAGAAGGAGCTGGGGTTTTGCTCCTAGAAGAATTAGAGCATGCTAAG agaAGAGGTGCAAATATCTATGCAGAATTTCTTGGTGGAAGCTTCTCCTGTGATGCTTATCACATGACTGAGCCACGCCCTGATG GGGCCGGTGTTATCCTCTGCATAGAAAAAGCATTAGCTCACTCTGGGGTATCCAAGGAGGATGTGAATTACATAAATGCACATGCTACATCCACACCAGCTGGAGACCTGAAAGAGTACCAAGCTCTTATTCACTGTTTCGGCCAGAATACTGAG TTAAGAGTGAATTCTACAAAATCTATGACCGGTCACCTATTGGGAGCAGCTGGTGCTGTGGAAGCTGTTGCAGCAGTACAG GCAATACGGACAGGGTGGGTTCATCCAAATATCAACCTGGAAAACCCAGATGAAGGC GACACAAATGTGCTGGTGGGCTCAAAGAAAGAGAGACTGGACATTAAAGTGGCGTTGTCTAATTCATTTGGGTTTGGTGGTCACAACTCATCAATCATTTTTGCTCCTTACAAGTGA